One window of Mauremys reevesii isolate NIE-2019 linkage group 4, ASM1616193v1, whole genome shotgun sequence genomic DNA carries:
- the BTBD6 gene encoding BTB/POZ domain-containing protein 6 isoform X1 gives MPLPPGCLNGRIMKCLTFFLLLPETLKKSKKSVRSNGKVPACYEIVPLSLKKKMAAELYPASANTNIANSHNAAAAATVAANTKKNAFQLQQSAQPPPPPQLQNLNNNNLESSNWQSFHPTLRERNALMFNNELMADVHFIVGPLGASKKVPAHKYVLAVGSSVFYAMFYGDLAEVRSEIHIPDVEPAAFLILLKYMYSDEIDLEADTVLATLYAAKKYIVPALAKACVNFLETSLEAKNACVLLSQSRLFEEPELTQRCWEVIDAQAEMALKSEGFCEIDQQTLEIIVTREALNTKEVVVFEAVLNWAEAECKRQGLPITPRNKRNVLGKALYLVRIPTMTLEEFANGAAQSDILTLEETHNIFLWYTAANKPKLEFPLTKRKGLVPQRCHRFQSSAYRSNQWRYRGRCDSIQFAVDKRIFIAGLGLYGSSCGKAEYSVKIELKRLGIVLAQNLTKFTSDGSSTTFSVWFEHPVQVEQDTFYNVSAVLDGNELSYFGQEGMTEVQCGKVTFQFQCSSDSTNGTGVQGGQIPELIFYA, from the exons ATGCcactgccccctggctgcctcaATGGCAGGATCATGAAGTGTTTGACTTTCTTTCTTCTGCTTCCAGAGACCTTAAAGAAGTCCAAAAAGAGCGTGAGGTCAAACGGCAAGGTGCCAGCATGCTATGAAATAGTGCCCCTGTCCCTGAAGAAGAAGATGGCTGCAGAGCTTTACCCTGCCAGCGCTAACACCAATATTGCAAACAGTCAtaacgctgctgctgctgccactgtcgCTGCCAATACCAAGAAAAACGCCTTTCAGCTTCAGCAGAGTGCCCAGCCGCCGCCACCACCGCAACTGCAAAACCTGAACAACAACAATTTGGAGAGCTCCAACTGGCAGTCCTTCCACCCCACCCTGCGGGAGAG GAACGCATTGATGTTCAATAACGAACTTATGGCTGATGTACATTTTATCGTAGGCCCCCTGGGGGCATCAAAAAAAGTTCCTGCCCATAAG tATGTTTTGGCAGTTGGTAGCTCTGTCTTCTATGCTATGTTTTATGGTGATCTTGCAGAGGTCAGATCTGAAATCCATATACCAGATGTGGAACCTGCAGCTTTTCTAATCTTATTAAA gTATATGTATAGTGATGAAATTGACCTGGAAGCTGACACAGTGCTTGCTACTCTGTATGCTGCCAAGAAGTATATCGTCCCAGCCTTAGCAAAGGCTTGTGTCAATTTTCTGGAGACTAGTTTAGAGGCTAAAAATGCTTGTGTTCTGCTGTCTCAGAGCAGACTCTTTGAGGAGCCAGAACTGACACAGCGCTGCTGGGAAGTAATTGATGCTCAAGCAGAAATGGCACTGAAGTCAGAAGGCTTCTGTGAAATTGATCAACAAACATTGGAGATCATTGTAACCAGGGAAGCACTAAACACTAAGGAGGTGGTAGTTTTTGAGGCTGTTCTTAATTGGGCAGAGGCTGAATGCAAAAGACAAGGGCTACCAATTACACCAAGGAACAAGAGGAATGTATTAGGAAAAGCTTTATATTTGGTGCGGATTCCAACTATGACTTTGGAGGAGTTTGCCAATGGAGCTGCTCAATCTGACATCCTTACCCTTGAGGAAACGCATAATATATTCTTATGGTATACAGCTGCAAACAAACCCAAGCTAGAATTTCCACTGACAAAAAGAAAAGGACTTGTACCTCAAAGATGCCATCGATTTCAATCCTCTGCATATCGTAGTAACCAGTGGAGGTACAGAGGTCGCTGTGACAGTATCCAATTTGCTGTAGATAAAAGGATATTCATAGCCGGACTAGGCTTGTATGGGTCAAGCTGTGGTAAAGCTGAATACAGCGTCAAAATTGAACTTAAGCGTCTAGGAATTGTTCTTGCTCAAAATCTGACAAAGTTTACCTCTGATGGATCCAGTACTACTTTCTCTGTGTGGTTTGAACACCCCGTGCAGGTTGAGCAAGACACATTTTACAACGTAAGTGCCGTTCTTGATGGCAATGAACTTAGTTATTTTGGGCAAGAGGGAATGACTGAAGTACAATGTGGAAAAGTAACATTCCAATTCCAGTGCTCCTCAGATAGTACCAATGGAACTGGAGTACAAGGAGGACAAATACCTGAACTCATTTTCTATGCATGA
- the BTBD6 gene encoding BTB/POZ domain-containing protein 6 isoform X2 has translation MAAELYPASANTNIANSHNAAAAATVAANTKKNAFQLQQSAQPPPPPQLQNLNNNNLESSNWQSFHPTLRERNALMFNNELMADVHFIVGPLGASKKVPAHKYVLAVGSSVFYAMFYGDLAEVRSEIHIPDVEPAAFLILLKYMYSDEIDLEADTVLATLYAAKKYIVPALAKACVNFLETSLEAKNACVLLSQSRLFEEPELTQRCWEVIDAQAEMALKSEGFCEIDQQTLEIIVTREALNTKEVVVFEAVLNWAEAECKRQGLPITPRNKRNVLGKALYLVRIPTMTLEEFANGAAQSDILTLEETHNIFLWYTAANKPKLEFPLTKRKGLVPQRCHRFQSSAYRSNQWRYRGRCDSIQFAVDKRIFIAGLGLYGSSCGKAEYSVKIELKRLGIVLAQNLTKFTSDGSSTTFSVWFEHPVQVEQDTFYNVSAVLDGNELSYFGQEGMTEVQCGKVTFQFQCSSDSTNGTGVQGGQIPELIFYA, from the exons ATGGCTGCAGAGCTTTACCCTGCCAGCGCTAACACCAATATTGCAAACAGTCAtaacgctgctgctgctgccactgtcgCTGCCAATACCAAGAAAAACGCCTTTCAGCTTCAGCAGAGTGCCCAGCCGCCGCCACCACCGCAACTGCAAAACCTGAACAACAACAATTTGGAGAGCTCCAACTGGCAGTCCTTCCACCCCACCCTGCGGGAGAG GAACGCATTGATGTTCAATAACGAACTTATGGCTGATGTACATTTTATCGTAGGCCCCCTGGGGGCATCAAAAAAAGTTCCTGCCCATAAG tATGTTTTGGCAGTTGGTAGCTCTGTCTTCTATGCTATGTTTTATGGTGATCTTGCAGAGGTCAGATCTGAAATCCATATACCAGATGTGGAACCTGCAGCTTTTCTAATCTTATTAAA gTATATGTATAGTGATGAAATTGACCTGGAAGCTGACACAGTGCTTGCTACTCTGTATGCTGCCAAGAAGTATATCGTCCCAGCCTTAGCAAAGGCTTGTGTCAATTTTCTGGAGACTAGTTTAGAGGCTAAAAATGCTTGTGTTCTGCTGTCTCAGAGCAGACTCTTTGAGGAGCCAGAACTGACACAGCGCTGCTGGGAAGTAATTGATGCTCAAGCAGAAATGGCACTGAAGTCAGAAGGCTTCTGTGAAATTGATCAACAAACATTGGAGATCATTGTAACCAGGGAAGCACTAAACACTAAGGAGGTGGTAGTTTTTGAGGCTGTTCTTAATTGGGCAGAGGCTGAATGCAAAAGACAAGGGCTACCAATTACACCAAGGAACAAGAGGAATGTATTAGGAAAAGCTTTATATTTGGTGCGGATTCCAACTATGACTTTGGAGGAGTTTGCCAATGGAGCTGCTCAATCTGACATCCTTACCCTTGAGGAAACGCATAATATATTCTTATGGTATACAGCTGCAAACAAACCCAAGCTAGAATTTCCACTGACAAAAAGAAAAGGACTTGTACCTCAAAGATGCCATCGATTTCAATCCTCTGCATATCGTAGTAACCAGTGGAGGTACAGAGGTCGCTGTGACAGTATCCAATTTGCTGTAGATAAAAGGATATTCATAGCCGGACTAGGCTTGTATGGGTCAAGCTGTGGTAAAGCTGAATACAGCGTCAAAATTGAACTTAAGCGTCTAGGAATTGTTCTTGCTCAAAATCTGACAAAGTTTACCTCTGATGGATCCAGTACTACTTTCTCTGTGTGGTTTGAACACCCCGTGCAGGTTGAGCAAGACACATTTTACAACGTAAGTGCCGTTCTTGATGGCAATGAACTTAGTTATTTTGGGCAAGAGGGAATGACTGAAGTACAATGTGGAAAAGTAACATTCCAATTCCAGTGCTCCTCAGATAGTACCAATGGAACTGGAGTACAAGGAGGACAAATACCTGAACTCATTTTCTATGCATGA